The window TGGTCGTATCCATAAGATTGGTGAAACACATGAAGGTGCATCTCAGATGGACTGGATGGAGCAAGAACAAGAACGTGGGATCACGATCACTTCCGCTGCAACAACTGCAGCTTGGAAAGACCATCGTGTAAACATCATCGATACCCCAGGACACGTAGACTTCACAATTGAAGTTGAACGTTCTCTTCGTGTACTTGATGGTGCAGTTGCTGTTCTAGATGCTCAATCTGGTGTTGAGCCTCAAACAGAAACTGTTTGGCGTCAAGCAACAACTTATGGAGTTCCACGGGTTGTATTCGTTAATAAAATGGATAAAATTGGTGCGGACTTCTTATATTCAGTGAAAACATTGCATGATCGTCTTCAAGCAAACGCTCATCCGATTCAATTACCAATCGGAGCTGAAGATCAATTTGAGGCAATCATTGATCTAGTTGAAATGAAGGCTCATTTCTACAGCAACGACCTAGGTACTGACATCGAGGTTCGGGAAATTCCTGAAGAATATAAAGCGCAAGCTGAAGAATATCGTGAGAAATTAGTTGAAGCTGTCTCTGAGCTTGATGAAGAACTAATGGAAAAATACCTTAATGGAGAGGAAATCAGTATTGAAGAGCTGAAATCCGGAATTCGTAAGGGAACAAACAAAGTTGAGTTTTACCCAGTTATCTGTGGCTCAGCATTTAAAAACAAAGGTGTTCAATTAATGCTTGATGCAGTTATTGATTATCTTCCATCTCCATTAGATGTACCTTCTATGAAAGGTCATCTTCCAGATACAGAGGAAGAAGCTGAGCGTCATTCTGATGACTCAGAACCATTCTCTGCATTAGCTTTTAAAGTTATGACAGACCCTTATGTAGGGAAGTTAACATTCTTCCGCGTGTACTCTGGTACACTAAGCTCTGGATCATACGTTCAGAACTCTACAAAAGGAAAACGCGAACGTATCGGACGTATCCTCCAAATGCATGCTAACCATCGTCAAGAAATTGCCGAAGTTCATGCAGGAGATATTGCTGCTGCAGTAGGTTTAAAAGATACAACAACTGGTGATACTCTTTGTGATGAAAAAGACCAAGTAATTCTTGAGTCTATGAATTTCCCTGAGCCAGTAATTCAACTTTCTGTTGAACCAAAATCAAAAGCAGACCAAGATAAAATGACTACTGCTTTGCAAAAACTTCAAGAAGAAGATCCAACTTTCCGTGCACACACTGACCAGGAAACTGGACAAGTTATCATTGCTGGTATGGGTGAGCTTCACCTAGATATCATCGTTGATCGTATGCGTCGTGAATTCAAAGTTGAAGCTAACGTTGGTGCACCACAGGTTGCCTATCGTGAAACTTTCCGTTCTTCTGCACAAGTTGAAGGAAAATTCGCTCGTCAGTCGGGTGGACGTGGTCAATACGGACATGTATGGATCGAGTTCTCTCCTAATGATGAAGGAAAAGGCTTTGAATTTGTAAATGGAATCGTTGGTGGGGTTGTTCCACGTGAATACATTCCTGCAGTTCAAGCTGGACTTGTAGATGCTCTCGACAGAGGGGTAATTGCAGGATATCCGCTTGTAGACATTAAGGCTAGACTATTTGATGGTTCTTACCATGATGTTGACTCAAGTGAAATGGCGTTTAAAATTGCCGCATCAATGGCTCTTAAAAATGCTGCTTCAAAATGTAGCCCTGTAATTCTTGAACCTGTAATGAGAGTAGAAGTAACAATTCCTGAAGAATATCTTGGTGATATCATGGGACAAATTACTGCTCGTCGCGGCCGCGTCGAAGGTATGGATGCTCGTGGTAATGCTCAAGTAGTTCGTTCAATGATTCCACTTTCTGAAATGTTTGGTTATGCAACTGCATTGCGTTCAAGCACTCAAGGACGTGGAGTGTTCTCAATGCACTTCGATCATTACGAAGAAGTACCGAAATCAATTTCTGAAGAAATCATCAAAAAAAATAAAGGTGAGTAATTGATTTTACGCCTTTAATAAAGTATAAATACTAATATAAGCAATGGTTCCTATGAAGATAGATTCGTTCTATCTTCATACACCAATATACTTAACTATTTCTTTTAAAATCAAAGGAGGAAATCCTAATGGCAAAAGCTAAATTCGACCGTTCAAAGCCCCATGTTAATATTGGTACAATCGGACACGTTGACCATGGTAAAACAACTTTAACAGCTGCTATCACTTCTGTTCTAGCAAAAGAAGGTAAAGCTGAAGCACGCGCATACGATCAAATCGATGGTGCTCCTGAAGAGCGTGAGCGTGGTATCACAATCTCAACTGCACACGTAGAGTACGAAACTGAAGCACGTCACTATGCACACGTTGACTGCCCAGGACACGCTGACTATGTTAAAAACATGATCACTGGTGCAGCACAAATGGATGGCGGTATCCTAGTTGTTTCTGCAGCTGACGGTCCAATGCCACAAACTCGTGAGCACATTCTACTTTCTCGTAACGTTGGTGTTCCTTACCTTGTTGTATTCATGAACAAATGTGACATGGTAGATGATGAAGAGTTACTAGAATTAGTTGAAATGGAAATTCGTGATCTTCTTTCTGAATATGAATTCCCTGGTGATGATATTCCAGTTATCAAGGGTTCTGCATTAAAAGCTCTTGAAGGCGAAGCTGAATGGGAAGAAAAAATTCATGAACTTATGAATGCTGTTGATGAGTATATCCCAACACCAACTCGTGACACTGATAAGCCTTTCATGATGCCTGTTGAGGATGTATTCTCAATCACAGGTCGTGGAACTGTTGCAACTGGACGTGTTGAGCGTGGAGTAGTTAAAGTTGGAGACGTTGTTCAAATCATCGGTTTCACAGAAGAGCCTAAGAGCACTACTGTAACAGGTGTTGAAATGTTCCGTAAGCTTCTTGATTATGCAGAAGCTGGCGACAACATTGGTGCCCTTCTTCGTGGGGTTGCTCGTGAAGAAATCGAACGTGGCCAAGTATTAGCAAAGCCAGGTTCAATTACTCCACATACAAAATTTAAAGCTGAAGTTTATGTATTGTCTAAAGAAGAAGGTGGACGTCATACTCCATTCTTCACAAACTACCGTCCACAATTCTATTTCCGTACTTCTGATATTACTGGAATCGTAATTCTTCCTGAAGGCGTTGAAATGGTAATGCCTGGTGATAATATCGAAATGATCGTTGAACTTATTGCTCCTATCGCGATTGAAGAGGGAACTAGATTCTCTATCCGTGAAGGCGGACGTACTGTTGGATCAGGTGTTGTAACAACAATCACTGAGTAATAATCAGTTAATAATGAAAGCAGATGGGTGACAACCCATCTGTTTTTTTTATGCGTTCATTTAAATAAGAAATTACTGCCATTCATATATCTAACTTGCTTTTAGTAATGTGCCTCGTTATAATAGTAAAAGTGTGCTAAACAAAAAGAAGCAAAAGAAATTTGTTGCTTTATCTTTTTGTTTTCGGTATAATAGACAATGTTGGTCTTTGACTGCGATGATGCGGAAGGTTGCTGACACACCCGGCCGCTTTGCCATGGCGAGTGTGTGGGAAATTTTCGCGGAGAATGTCTATATTAAAATAGGCGAAAAGGAGGGAAAATAATGGCAAAACAAAAAATTCGTATCCGTTTAAAGGCTTATGATCATAGAATTCTTGATCAGTCTGCGGAAAAGATTGTTGAAACGGCAAAACGTTCAGGTGCAGCTGTATCTGGTCCGATTCCGCTTCCAACAGAGAAGTCAATCTACACAATCTTACGTGCGGTGCATAAGTACAAGGATTCTCGTGAGCAATTCGAGATGCGTACTCATAAGCGTCTAATTGATATCATCAACCCAACGCCACAAACGGTTGATTCACTAATGCGTTTAGACTTACCGTCAGGTGTGGACATCGAAATCAAACTATAAAGAATAAATAATGAAGAAAAACAGGAGGTGTGACTATAATGACCAAAGGAATCTTAGGAAGAAAAATCGGTATGACTCAAGTTTTCGCAGAAAATGGGGATCTTATTCCGGTTACTGTTGTTCAAGCAGCTGCAAACGTAGTTCTTCAAGTTAAAACTGTTGAAACAGACGGATATGAATCTGTTCAAGTAGGTTTTGAAGATAAGCGTGAAAAGCTATCGAACAAGCCAGAAAAAGGCCATGTTTCAAAAGCGAATACTACTCCTAAGCGCTTCGTTCGTGAATTCCGTGGAGTAAACTTAGGTGAGTATGAAGTTGGTCAGGAAGTCAAGGTTGATATTTTCGCAGAAGGCGAAATCGTTGATGTAACTGGAGTTTCAAAAGGGAAAGGTTTCCAAGGTGTAATTAAACGCCACGGACAATCTCGTGGACCAATGGCTCACGGATCTCGTTATCACCGTCGTCCAGGTTCAATGGGACCTGTTGCTCCAAACCGCGTTTTCAAAGGCAAAAAGTTAGCTGGACGTATGGGTGGAGAACAAGTGACTGTTCAAAATTTACAAATTGTAAAAGTTGATACTGAACGTAATTTACTTTTAATCAAAGGTAACGTACCTGGACCTAAAAAGGCATTACTTAAAATTAAAAGTGCGATAAAAGCATAGTAATTCACGTAGAAAGGAGGAAATACAATGCCGAAAGTAGCGTTATATAACCAAAGCGGATCACAAGTTGGTGAAATCGAACTTAATGATTCAGTTTTTGGTATTGCCCCAAATAACCACGTGTTATTTGAAGCGGTTATCATGCAAAGAGCTTCTTTGCGTCAAGGAACACATAAAACTAAAGTTCGTTCTGAAGTAGCTGGTGGCGGTCGTAAGCCATGGAAACAAAAAGGAACTGGACGTGCGCGTCAAGGTTCAATTCGTTCTCCACAATGGCGCGGAGGTGGTACAGTATTTGGTCCTACTCCTCGTAGCTACAGCTATAAATTACCGAAGAAGGTACGTCGCTTAGCTATTAAGTCTGCACTTTCTTCAAAACTAATAGAAGAGAATATTCTTGTATTAGAAAACCTTGGTTTCGAAGCTCCGAAAACGAAGGAATTCACACAAGTTTTAAAGGGACTTTCTGTAGCTTCAAAAGCTTTGATTGTAACTGCGGACTTGGATGAGAATGTAGCATTATCTGCACGAAATATCCCTGGTGTAACAGTTGTTACTGCTGACGGAATTAGTGTTTTAGATGTGTTAAATCATGATAAACTAATCATGACGAAAGCCGCAGTTGAAAAAGTAGAGGAGGTGCTTGCATAATGGATGCTCGCGATATCATTAAGCGCCCCGTTATTACTGAACGTTCCAGTGAGGCAATGGCTGATAAGAAGTACACTTTTGAAGTGGACGTAAGAGCCAATAAAACACAAGTTAAAGACGCTATCCAAGAAATTTTCAGCGTTAAAGTTGAAAAAGTTAACATCATGAACTACAAAGGTAAATTCAAGCGCATGGGTAAATTCGGCGGATACACAAATAAACGTCGTAAAGCGATTATTACTTTAACTAAAGAAAGTAAAGAAATCGAATTCTTTGAAGTATAATTCTTTTAACAAGAAGAGGAGGGAAAAAAATGGCGATTAAAAAGTACAAACCTACCTCTAACGGTCGTCGCGGCATGACAGTTTCTGATTTCGCTGAAATCACAACTAGCACACCAGAAAAATCTTTGCTTGCTCCATTGAAGCGAAAAGGCGGCCGCAACAACCAAGGTAAGTTAACTGTTCGTCATCAAGGTGGCGGCCATAAGCGTCAATACCGTATCATTGATTTTAAACGTGATAAAGATGGCATTCCAGGACGCGTTGCTTCTGTTGAATACGATCCAAACCGTTCTGCAAACATTGCACTAATTAATTATGTAGATGGAGAAAAACGTTATATCCTAGCTCCGAAAAATCTAGAAGTAGGTTTAGAGGTTATGTCTGGTCCTGAGGCTGACATAAAAGTAGGAAACGCACTTCCACTAACAAACATTCCAGTTGGTACTGTTATCCACAATATCGAGTTAAAACCTGGTAAAGGCGGACAATTAGTTCGTTCTGCTGGAACAAGCGCACAGGTTCTTGGTAAAGAAGGTAAATACGTATTAGTTCGTTTGAACTCTGGTGAAGTTCGTATGATCCTTGCTACTTGCCGTGCTTCTATCGGTCAAGTTGGTAATGAGCAACACGAATTAATCAATATTGGTAAAGCAGGTCGTTCACGCTGGTTAGGTATTCGTCCAACTGTTCGTGGATCTGTAATGAACCCTAATGACCATCCACACGGTGGTGGTGAAGGTCGTTCTCCAATCGGACGTAAATCACCAATGTCTCCATGGGGTAAACCAACTCTTGGATTCAAAACACGTAAGAAGAAAAACAAATCCGATAAATTTATCGTACGTCGTCGTAAAAAATAACGGGATTGACCTACGGTTCAACAAACGAACCGTAGAACAATCGCGAAGGGAGGTTCAGCTATGGGTCGCAGCTTGAAAAAAGGACCTTTTGTTGATGAGCATTTAATCAATAAGATCGAAAAGTTAAATGAAACTGAAGGCAAGCAAGTAGTAAAAACTTGGTCACGCCGTTCTACGATCTTCCCACAATTCATTGGACACACAATCGCTGTTTATGATGGTCGTAAACATGTTCCTGTATATGTTACTGAAGACATGGTAGGTCATAAGCTTGGAGAATTTGCTCCAACTCGTACTTACAAAGGTCATGCCAGTGATGATAAGAAAACAAGACGTTAATGAGAGGAGGGCATTCTGATGCAAGCTAAAGCTGTTGCAAGAACAGTTCGTATTGCTCCTCGTAAAGCTCGTTTAGTCGTAGATTTAATTCGAGGTAAGCAAGTAGGTGAAGCAGTAGCGATTTTAAAGTTAACTCCAAAAGCTGCTTCTCCAATCGTAGAAAAAGTATTAAAATCTGCTATGGCAAACGCTGAGCATAACTACGAAATGGATATCAATTCATTAGTTGTTGAGCAAGCATATGTAAACGAAGGACCAACGTTAAAACGTTTCCGTCCTCGTGCGATGGGCCGTGCAAGCGCGATAAACAAACGTACTAGCCATATTATCATCGTTTTATCAGAAAAGAAGGAGGGATAATCAGTGGGTCAAAAAGTAAATCCAGTCGGTTTGCGTGTCGGAATCATCCGTGATTGGGAGTCAAAATGGTACGCAGGCAAAGACTATGCCGTTCTTTTACACGAAGACCTTAAAGTTCGTGAGTATATCGCGAAACGTTTAAAAGATGCTTCAGTTTCAAAAGTTGAAATTGAACGTGCTGCTAACCGCTTGAACATCACAGTCCACACTGCTAAACCAGGTATGGTAATTGGTAAGGGTGGAACTGAAGTTGAAGCTTTACGCAAAGCACTCAACCAACTTACAGCGAAACGTGTTCATATTAACATTCTTGAAATCAAAAGAGCAGACCTTGATGCGAAATTAGTCGCAGAAAATATCGCTCGTCAATTAGAAAACCGTGTATCATTCCGTCGGGCCCAAAAACAAGCCATTCAACGTGCAATGCGTGCTGGTGCAAAAGGGATTAAAACGATGGTATCCGGTCGTTTAGGCGGAGCGGACATCGCTCGTTCAGAACATTATAGTGAAGGAACCGTTCCACTTCATACTCTTCGCGCTGATATTGATTACTCTCATGCAGAAGCTGACACAACATACGGCAAGCTAGGCGTAAAAGTATGGATTTATAAGGGCGAAGTCCTTCCTACTAAGAAGAAAACCGTGGAAGGAGGCAAATAATATGTTATTGCCAAAACGCGTCAAGTATCGTCGTGAACATCGTGGAAAAATGCGCGGAAATGCAAAGGGTGGTACCGAAGTAGCTTTTGGTGAATTTGGCCTTCAAGCTACTGAAGCATCTTGGATCACAAACCGTCAGATTGAAGCGGCTCGTATTGCGATGACTCGTTACATGAAACGTGGCGGAAAAGTTTGGATCAAAATTTTCCCGCATAAGCCATATACTGCTAAGCCTCTAGAAGTCCGGATGGGTTCTGGTAAAGGTGCTCCTGAAGGTTGGGTAGCAGTCGTGAAACCAGGAAAAATTATGTTTGAACTCGCAGGCGTTTCTGAAGAAGTCGCTCGTGAAGCATTACGCCTAGCAGCACACAAACTTCCACTAAAATGTAAGTTTGTAAAACGAGAAGAAATTGGTGGTGAATCTAATGAAAGCTGATGAAATTCGTGATCTTACCACTGCCGAAATAGAACAAAAAGTGAAATCATTAAAAGAAGAG of the Bacillus sp. 1NLA3E genome contains:
- the rplC gene encoding 50S ribosomal protein L3, with protein sequence MTKGILGRKIGMTQVFAENGDLIPVTVVQAAANVVLQVKTVETDGYESVQVGFEDKREKLSNKPEKGHVSKANTTPKRFVREFRGVNLGEYEVGQEVKVDIFAEGEIVDVTGVSKGKGFQGVIKRHGQSRGPMAHGSRYHRRPGSMGPVAPNRVFKGKKLAGRMGGEQVTVQNLQIVKVDTERNLLLIKGNVPGPKKALLKIKSAIKA
- the rpsS gene encoding 30S ribosomal protein S19; amino-acid sequence: MGRSLKKGPFVDEHLINKIEKLNETEGKQVVKTWSRRSTIFPQFIGHTIAVYDGRKHVPVYVTEDMVGHKLGEFAPTRTYKGHASDDKKTRR
- the rplB gene encoding 50S ribosomal protein L2, whose product is MAIKKYKPTSNGRRGMTVSDFAEITTSTPEKSLLAPLKRKGGRNNQGKLTVRHQGGGHKRQYRIIDFKRDKDGIPGRVASVEYDPNRSANIALINYVDGEKRYILAPKNLEVGLEVMSGPEADIKVGNALPLTNIPVGTVIHNIELKPGKGGQLVRSAGTSAQVLGKEGKYVLVRLNSGEVRMILATCRASIGQVGNEQHELINIGKAGRSRWLGIRPTVRGSVMNPNDHPHGGGEGRSPIGRKSPMSPWGKPTLGFKTRKKKNKSDKFIVRRRKK
- the rplV gene encoding 50S ribosomal protein L22 encodes the protein MQAKAVARTVRIAPRKARLVVDLIRGKQVGEAVAILKLTPKAASPIVEKVLKSAMANAEHNYEMDINSLVVEQAYVNEGPTLKRFRPRAMGRASAINKRTSHIIIVLSEKKEG
- the fusA gene encoding elongation factor G codes for the protein MAREFSLENTRNIGIMAHIDAGKTTATERILYYTGRIHKIGETHEGASQMDWMEQEQERGITITSAATTAAWKDHRVNIIDTPGHVDFTIEVERSLRVLDGAVAVLDAQSGVEPQTETVWRQATTYGVPRVVFVNKMDKIGADFLYSVKTLHDRLQANAHPIQLPIGAEDQFEAIIDLVEMKAHFYSNDLGTDIEVREIPEEYKAQAEEYREKLVEAVSELDEELMEKYLNGEEISIEELKSGIRKGTNKVEFYPVICGSAFKNKGVQLMLDAVIDYLPSPLDVPSMKGHLPDTEEEAERHSDDSEPFSALAFKVMTDPYVGKLTFFRVYSGTLSSGSYVQNSTKGKRERIGRILQMHANHRQEIAEVHAGDIAAAVGLKDTTTGDTLCDEKDQVILESMNFPEPVIQLSVEPKSKADQDKMTTALQKLQEEDPTFRAHTDQETGQVIIAGMGELHLDIIVDRMRREFKVEANVGAPQVAYRETFRSSAQVEGKFARQSGGRGQYGHVWIEFSPNDEGKGFEFVNGIVGGVVPREYIPAVQAGLVDALDRGVIAGYPLVDIKARLFDGSYHDVDSSEMAFKIAASMALKNAASKCSPVILEPVMRVEVTIPEEYLGDIMGQITARRGRVEGMDARGNAQVVRSMIPLSEMFGYATALRSSTQGRGVFSMHFDHYEEVPKSISEEIIKKNKGE
- the rplP gene encoding 50S ribosomal protein L16, coding for MLLPKRVKYRREHRGKMRGNAKGGTEVAFGEFGLQATEASWITNRQIEAARIAMTRYMKRGGKVWIKIFPHKPYTAKPLEVRMGSGKGAPEGWVAVVKPGKIMFELAGVSEEVAREALRLAAHKLPLKCKFVKREEIGGESNES
- the rplW gene encoding 50S ribosomal protein L23; the encoded protein is MDARDIIKRPVITERSSEAMADKKYTFEVDVRANKTQVKDAIQEIFSVKVEKVNIMNYKGKFKRMGKFGGYTNKRRKAIITLTKESKEIEFFEV
- the rplD gene encoding 50S ribosomal protein L4; translated protein: MPKVALYNQSGSQVGEIELNDSVFGIAPNNHVLFEAVIMQRASLRQGTHKTKVRSEVAGGGRKPWKQKGTGRARQGSIRSPQWRGGGTVFGPTPRSYSYKLPKKVRRLAIKSALSSKLIEENILVLENLGFEAPKTKEFTQVLKGLSVASKALIVTADLDENVALSARNIPGVTVVTADGISVLDVLNHDKLIMTKAAVEKVEEVLA
- the rpsJ gene encoding 30S ribosomal protein S10; translated protein: MAKQKIRIRLKAYDHRILDQSAEKIVETAKRSGAAVSGPIPLPTEKSIYTILRAVHKYKDSREQFEMRTHKRLIDIINPTPQTVDSLMRLDLPSGVDIEIKL
- the rpsC gene encoding 30S ribosomal protein S3, whose protein sequence is MGQKVNPVGLRVGIIRDWESKWYAGKDYAVLLHEDLKVREYIAKRLKDASVSKVEIERAANRLNITVHTAKPGMVIGKGGTEVEALRKALNQLTAKRVHINILEIKRADLDAKLVAENIARQLENRVSFRRAQKQAIQRAMRAGAKGIKTMVSGRLGGADIARSEHYSEGTVPLHTLRADIDYSHAEADTTYGKLGVKVWIYKGEVLPTKKKTVEGGK
- the tuf gene encoding elongation factor Tu, with the protein product MAKAKFDRSKPHVNIGTIGHVDHGKTTLTAAITSVLAKEGKAEARAYDQIDGAPEERERGITISTAHVEYETEARHYAHVDCPGHADYVKNMITGAAQMDGGILVVSAADGPMPQTREHILLSRNVGVPYLVVFMNKCDMVDDEELLELVEMEIRDLLSEYEFPGDDIPVIKGSALKALEGEAEWEEKIHELMNAVDEYIPTPTRDTDKPFMMPVEDVFSITGRGTVATGRVERGVVKVGDVVQIIGFTEEPKSTTVTGVEMFRKLLDYAEAGDNIGALLRGVAREEIERGQVLAKPGSITPHTKFKAEVYVLSKEEGGRHTPFFTNYRPQFYFRTSDITGIVILPEGVEMVMPGDNIEMIVELIAPIAIEEGTRFSIREGGRTVGSGVVTTITE